A part of Periplaneta americana isolate PAMFEO1 chromosome 17, P.americana_PAMFEO1_priV1, whole genome shotgun sequence genomic DNA contains:
- the LOC138693171 gene encoding uncharacterized protein isoform X2, producing MRDKHLKKAMASVFEQLELDPETPYRVEPYVANLWISSLYRVVIESADGRPAISLFVKLFPEDPQRLNFFDSHFYFSNEASAYTKVIAAFTEFQRVVGIMEPIQFTPRCYFAECNGDNDILVFEDLSTQGYSVPSCKQPMDLQNLNLLMQTLGQFHALSLAIKNLQPQRFADIRASVNETTWTDRRLKRIVPNLWDRAGREMLELLVQSEGPDSKYVVKLTDVVTNNSRSLQKISRADPENEPWNVMTHGDLWSSNLLVRSGQTLRFVDLQQCRYGSPALDLSSVLFLSMDGPMRAKYGDALLQLYHQSLSQFLQRLGVDPEQVFPFHAVEEQLKKYGRYGMGVGLLNIPHAMQESLEGELKLEGDMTMADAVSKERGQMSARCRQRILDNFRDVCDRGYLDF from the exons ATGAGGGACAAACACCTAAAAAAAGCAATGGCTTCAGTATTTGAGCAGCTGGAACTTGATCCCGAGACGCCATACCGTGTGGAGCCATACGTCGCCAATTTGTGGATCTCATCCTTGTACCGTGTCGTGATAGAAAGCGCAG ATGGCCGGCCAGCTATATCCCTGTTTGTGAAACTGTTCCCTGAGGACCCACAGCGTCTGAACTTCTTCGACAGCCACTTCTACTTCAGTAACGAAGCTTCAGCATACACGAAGGTCATCGCCGCCTTCACGGAATTTCAACGTGTGGTGGGAATCATGGAACCGATCCAGTTCACGCCCAG GTGTTACTTCGCGGAGTGTAACGGAGACAACGACATTCTGGTGTTTGAGGATCTCAGCACTCAAGGGTACTCAGTGCCGTCCTGCAAGCAGCCTATGGATCTGCAGAACTTGAACCTTCTGATGCAGACTCTGGGACAGTTCCACGCTCTATCATTGGCCATCAAGAATCTACAGCCTCAGCGCTTTGCAGATATAAGAGCCTCTGTAAATGAAACCACATGGACAGATAGACGACTGAAAAGAATAGTTCCCAACCTCTGGGATCGAGCGGGAAGAGAAATGTTGGAACTTCTGGTGCAAAGTGAGGGCCCAGACAGCAAATACGTCGTCAAACTGACGGACGTTGTCACAAACAACTCGCGCTCCCTACAGAAAATCAGTCGAGCTGACCCAGAAAACGAACCCTGGAATGTAATGACGCACGGAGACTTGTGGAGTAGCAACCTGCTCGTGAGATCTGGACAGACTTTGCGGTTCGTAGACTTACAGCAGTGTCGCTACGGCTCACCCGCGCTTGATCTCTCTAGTGTGCTGTTCTTGAGCATGGACGGACCAATGAGGGCTAAGTACGGAGATGCGCTGTTGCAACTATATCATCAGAGCCTGAGCCAGTTCCTGCAGCGCCTTGGAGTGGATCCTGAGCAAGTATTCCCCTTCCACGCCGTCGAGGAGCAACTAAAGAA GTACGGCCGCTACGGCATGGGAGTGGGCTTACTTAACATACCTCACGCGATGCAAGAGTCCTTAGAAGGAGAGCTGAAGCTTGAGGGCGACATGACGATGGCGGACGCGGTGTCGAAGGAGCGAGGACAAATGAGTGCACGGTGCAGGCAGCGAATATTGGACAACTTCAGAGACGTCTGCGATAGAGGGTATCTCGACTTCTAA
- the LOC138693171 gene encoding uncharacterized protein isoform X1 has translation MAARSEEAQEIVCFRMRDKHLKKAMASVFEQLELDPETPYRVEPYVANLWISSLYRVVIESADGRPAISLFVKLFPEDPQRLNFFDSHFYFSNEASAYTKVIAAFTEFQRVVGIMEPIQFTPRCYFAECNGDNDILVFEDLSTQGYSVPSCKQPMDLQNLNLLMQTLGQFHALSLAIKNLQPQRFADIRASVNETTWTDRRLKRIVPNLWDRAGREMLELLVQSEGPDSKYVVKLTDVVTNNSRSLQKISRADPENEPWNVMTHGDLWSSNLLVRSGQTLRFVDLQQCRYGSPALDLSSVLFLSMDGPMRAKYGDALLQLYHQSLSQFLQRLGVDPEQVFPFHAVEEQLKKYGRYGMGVGLLNIPHAMQESLEGELKLEGDMTMADAVSKERGQMSARCRQRILDNFRDVCDRGYLDF, from the exons TGTGTTTCAGGATGAGGGACAAACACCTAAAAAAAGCAATGGCTTCAGTATTTGAGCAGCTGGAACTTGATCCCGAGACGCCATACCGTGTGGAGCCATACGTCGCCAATTTGTGGATCTCATCCTTGTACCGTGTCGTGATAGAAAGCGCAG ATGGCCGGCCAGCTATATCCCTGTTTGTGAAACTGTTCCCTGAGGACCCACAGCGTCTGAACTTCTTCGACAGCCACTTCTACTTCAGTAACGAAGCTTCAGCATACACGAAGGTCATCGCCGCCTTCACGGAATTTCAACGTGTGGTGGGAATCATGGAACCGATCCAGTTCACGCCCAG GTGTTACTTCGCGGAGTGTAACGGAGACAACGACATTCTGGTGTTTGAGGATCTCAGCACTCAAGGGTACTCAGTGCCGTCCTGCAAGCAGCCTATGGATCTGCAGAACTTGAACCTTCTGATGCAGACTCTGGGACAGTTCCACGCTCTATCATTGGCCATCAAGAATCTACAGCCTCAGCGCTTTGCAGATATAAGAGCCTCTGTAAATGAAACCACATGGACAGATAGACGACTGAAAAGAATAGTTCCCAACCTCTGGGATCGAGCGGGAAGAGAAATGTTGGAACTTCTGGTGCAAAGTGAGGGCCCAGACAGCAAATACGTCGTCAAACTGACGGACGTTGTCACAAACAACTCGCGCTCCCTACAGAAAATCAGTCGAGCTGACCCAGAAAACGAACCCTGGAATGTAATGACGCACGGAGACTTGTGGAGTAGCAACCTGCTCGTGAGATCTGGACAGACTTTGCGGTTCGTAGACTTACAGCAGTGTCGCTACGGCTCACCCGCGCTTGATCTCTCTAGTGTGCTGTTCTTGAGCATGGACGGACCAATGAGGGCTAAGTACGGAGATGCGCTGTTGCAACTATATCATCAGAGCCTGAGCCAGTTCCTGCAGCGCCTTGGAGTGGATCCTGAGCAAGTATTCCCCTTCCACGCCGTCGAGGAGCAACTAAAGAA GTACGGCCGCTACGGCATGGGAGTGGGCTTACTTAACATACCTCACGCGATGCAAGAGTCCTTAGAAGGAGAGCTGAAGCTTGAGGGCGACATGACGATGGCGGACGCGGTGTCGAAGGAGCGAGGACAAATGAGTGCACGGTGCAGGCAGCGAATATTGGACAACTTCAGAGACGTCTGCGATAGAGGGTATCTCGACTTCTAA